The segment AATACGCCAGGATAAAACGGCTGTATTGAGGTGTTTTTGAATATATTCTTTTATTGACTCAATAATCGTCTTATAACGGTTTGAACCCACCTGTTTCATACGTACGGATATCCTCGCATTGGTAAGGTCTTTTGTATACAGACAATCAACATTTTTATCTCCGTAGAAAGAAACCAATCTCAGATAATCCGCAGCTTCTTTCCCGGTAACCGGAAGAGAAGAATGTGGCTTCTTGTCACCTTTTATGTTCTGATGGATATTCAGGATATAATTTGCTACCGAGAGTGAAGTGGTTACCTCGGATATACCGTGAAGATATCTTTGCAGAGTGGTTATACTGTTCAAAGTGTCCGTCTGAAATACGCTGGTGCCATTCGTTGTTTCCGCAACGATTTCGATAGGTAACAATCCAGTAAGGTTACTCTCAATATAATGATTGTCCTTTACAATTCTACTGTGTTTTGGGAAAGAGGCCATAATATCAGATTCTATTTTGATTTTTAAGATGCCCCATACTGAGACTCCTCCCGCTATAAATCCGCATATAAGAATAATATTTTTATATTTTATAACAAAAGAGCTCAACCAGGAAAGAAAGCCACCGAAATCCTGTTCTTTACCCCATCTTCTCTTGAAATTGTTTTTTTTGAACAATACAAAATATTCACCTTTTTTTTGGAAAGCCTCTCCGGGATAAACCGGTATCCGGAATGGTACAAAAGAAAGGAGTATGGGTAGAAGCACCATGCCGACAATAAAGGTAAGCGCTGCGCATCCACCCATAAATAAACCTGTAATAAAAACAGGCGGGATGTTGCTGGCGGTAAGTGAAATGAATCCGATCATCGTTGTAAGGGCAGCCATAAGGACAGGGACGCCAATGTGCCGCACAGTGCGACAAATGGCATCTTCAATATTCAGGGAAAAATTACACTCACGGTAATAATGGTTCATAAAATGAATCGAGGTAGAAAGGGAAATAATAAAGGTAAGAGGAATCAGCATGTTTGAGACCATATTCATCGTTTGGCCACTGAGTACAAAACAGCCGGTAATCCATACAACGCAAACCCCTACCATTGTGATCGGGATAAGCACTCCTGATATTTTTCTGAACAAACACCCCAATACCATTATCGATATTATGAACATATACGGTGTAAGCCTTGCCATATCACGTTTTGACATGCGGTCGAGTTCTGCATTTACTACAGAGGGTCCGGCCAGACGATACCAGCTTCTTTTTTTCATGGTATCCATTTCTGCAGCAACAATGTCTTTAAGAACATTCCGGACTTCTGATACCAATTGTTTCCTTGCCTCAGGTCCCGTACATTTCACCGTTGCTATAATAGCTGTGGTCCTGCCATTTTTTGAAATAATGGTATTTTGATACACCGTATCCCTGAGTGTTTGCCTTTTGAAGACAGCCATTACCGGCTGGTCTTTACGGTAGCGAATTACCTCCTGAAAAAGAGGTGATGCCATTTTATGTTTAAATACATCAGCCAATGACACCACATTCACAACACCCTCTATCTTTTTCAGATTTTCCGCAAGGGTATTGATCTGCCGGATACGCTCTTTTGTGAACAGATTCGCAGAGCTCAAGGCTACGACCAGGAATTCCTCATCCCCGAATTTTTTTAAAAAATCCCTGTAATAGTTCAGGTCGTCGTCTTGTTTTGAAAACCAGATTTCTATGGAGTTGTCTGTTTTCATTCCGGTGGAATAATAACCAAAAAATACCGTCATTATGGCTATACAGATAATAATTATTATTTTATACTTGAACAGGATTCGAATGTAATTTTTCAAAATTAAACCTTTTTTTATAAGCATTACCGGTTACAGATAATTGACCAGAATATTCATCTTTAAAGCCAGGAAAACGTCCCCTCTTATATCTACCTTTCTCTGAAAAAACGCCTGTTGGGGTGTTATTTCACGTCTGATGATAGATAAAAAAGTAGCGCTGTCCAAAGTAAAGACACAGGTGGGTTTTTTATGCAATTCTTCTGTGACTTCCTTCACGATACCGTTTTCTATTACGACATCCCATTTCCCATTTCCATTATCTGATATCTCAAACTGAATAACGGCGTTAAGATCATATATTTTAGGAATGGAAGACTTATTTACCCTCTCCTTTAACAGCCGGTTAAAATAATCTGTATGGGTTATATTTTCTGGAATTACCGGTCTTTCATCCATTTGTTTATAAACTGCCGAAGCATTTCCACACTATAATAGAGATCAAACAGAGAAAAAAGAGTGATGACTGTGACTTATTTTTCTCTTACCCCAGTTAGCATCCACTGCATACGCAATGAGATTATCCAGGATATCCTGAGTTATAAGAGGACATTCTATCCCTGTACCTCTGAGAAGTTTTCCAGTTTCCGTTGAATCAAAACAAGGTTCTCCAAACATGTACGGACGGAAGGACTCTGTCCCTTTTAGGAATAATTTTTCATACAAGGAATAAGGTGATGTTCGGAATTCATTCAAAGACACTATTTTTAGTTGATGGATACCAGTTGCAGTTCTCATCCACTCAGCAAGTTCACCAAGTGTCGGCGGAGATGGATTTACTATGTGGAATGTGGCATTTATACTTTCTTCCTGAATGGAAACTGCAGCTATAGCACGTGCAGCATAATCTACCGGCACGAGATTTAAAGTACTGTATTTATCTCCAGGAATCCTTAAAGGTGTCCGGTAATTGACACTGTTTAACAATTTTCTGTTTCTCATCCGTATCTCATGGTTTTTACAACGGTATAACCCTTTAGCGAAGACATAGATGTTATCGAAACTTTTGGTAAAGTCTGTCCTTGAATCTCCAATGATAATACTGGGACGGTAAACAGTTACCGGAATATCGTATTTTCCGGTAAATTGACGCAACAATCTTTCCGCTTCAAATTTTGATTTTTCATAGGTATTGTTGAATGATTGTCCCTTTTCCAACTCATATTCAAAAACCACTCCCCGCCTTGTTCCTGCCACATAGGCAGTACTGATGTAATGAAGCCTTTTAGGTTTATTTGAAAGACAAAACCAGAATATATGTTCGGTACCATGCACATTCGTATCTATTAATGTATTATCCGCAGTATTGCTGAACTTCGTTGCAGCAGCGCAGTGAAGTACCTCGTTAACGGTATTCGTTAACCTTAAATACGTTTCTCCGTCAAGTCCCAGGCAAATCTCACAAACATCCCCCTCGATCACTTCAATGCGATCTTTGAATGTATTACATGATATCCCGGGCAGCGTTGGAAATATTTCAGGGATCCTTTCTTTTACCCGAACCCCTGCTTTCTTCCTTACCAGGAGTTTCAGATAATAACCCATTTCGAGGAATTCCCTTGCAAGATAACTCCCTAGAAATCCTGTTGATCCCGTTATTAATATTGTTTTTTGCTTCATTGTTTATAACAATTAACCATAGGTTTTTATTTCTATGGTTGGAATAAAAGCAACGGGGATGCCAGGTGATTTCTAGAGAGACGAGAAGAAGACTGGTAGGGATACTTTATGTATCTGAGGATATACAGTTAGAACTGAATAAATTTTTATTTTATGATACTGTAGAATTAATCAGTGAGTACAAAACCATGTAATATTTACATTGTATATTGATAATTTTTACAAAAGTCTGAAAATGCTGAAATAAAAGGGAAATACGATACGGTAAATTTACCTATAGTTCTGTAAAAACAAAATATCACTTTTATAGGCTTTAGAAACCCCCTATTTTCTTGGAAATTCCGCTATACAATATGACATTTTGTTTTGAGATCACTATACTTCCGTTCCCGGCTTGCTTTTATTATAATTACTGATCAATCTGATAGGCTTTCAACTTGTTATATAGGGTTTTTAATGATATACCAAGAGTTTTTGCTGTATAAGTCTTGTTCCATTGCTTCTCATGTAATATTTTAAGGATATGCGTTTTCTCCATCTCCGAAAGGGTTTCTTCCGTCCCGTCTGTAACATTCATATGTAATGGTATACCAATGATATTTTCCGGCAAATCTTCTATGGAAATACAATCACCTTCCGCTAATATTACCAGTCTTTCTATGGCATTCTCGAGTTCGCGCACGTTACCTGGCCATGTGTATTTTGTCATCATTTCCATTGCATCCGGAAGCAGTATTTTTTTTTGCTTATTTCGGGAATTTTTTTGAAGAAAATACTGGATCATGGCAGGGATATCCTCCTTTCTTTCCCGAAGTGGTGGAACAAACACCGGGATTACATTCAAACGGAAATAGAGATCTTCCCTGAATTTCCCATGCTTTACTTCCATTGCAAGGTTTTTGTGGGTAGCCGCTATAATACGTGTGTCTGTCATAATTATTTTGTTATCACCCACGCGCCGGATTTCTCCCGACTGAACAACGCGAAGGAGCTTTGATTGTGTGCTAACCGTTAATTCACCAATCTCGTCCATGAACAACGTGCCTCCATCAGCCAATTCAAACAAACCGGTTCTTGATTCTGTAGCACCGGTGAATGCACCCTTTACATGTCCAAACAACTCACTCTCCAGTAAGGTCTCCTGAAGGGTAGCACAATTAACTACAACAAATGGTTTATCCGCTCTTGCACTTCGCCTATGAATTGTATGAGCCACGAGTTCCTTTCCAACACCACTTTCCCCCTGAATTAGTACAATAGTGTCAGAAGGTGCTACCTTGTTTATCGTTTTGTACAAAGTAGTCATTGCCATACTATCCCCAACCATAAATGGATCACTCCGGATTTCTCTTACCAATTTCCTGAGATGAGCATTTTCCTTATTCAATGCCCTTTTTTCAATGGCTTTTTGGAGCAACATATCCAATTTGTTTAATCGGCAAGGTTTCGTAAGATAATCATAAGCACCTAACCTTATTGCCAGAACAGCGTTTTCAATGGTTCCCTGGCCCGTCAGGACGATAACTTCCGTGGTAGGTTCCAGCTCCTTTATTTTTTTTAACGTCTCAATTCCATCCATATCAGGCATTCTTATATCCAGGATCACCGCATCAAAATCCCGTTCATGCATATTTTTTATGGTCTCTATGCCGCCGGCACAACAGGTTACTCGATATCCCATGCGATTGAGTTCATTTGACATAACATTCCGAAACGTATCTTCATCATCGGTAAATATAATGTTGGATTTTTTATTCATAACGAATTACCTGTTATTCCATCTGCTGCTAGTGGTAACGATATGGTGAAGGTGGCACCCTTGCCGGAGCCTTCGCTGAATGCCTCGATACTTCCATTATGAATATTAATAATACCATAGCATATTGCCAGCCCAAGTCCCGTTCCTTTACCCATCGATTTTGTTGTAAAGAATGGGTCGAATATTTTGTCAAGATGTTCAGGTTTAATCCCAACACCGGAATCCTTAATAATAATTTGAATATGTGTTTGATTTCTGAATGCTGATAAATGAATATCCCCACCAGTTTCTGTTGCATGAAGTGCATTGATTATCAGATTATGAAAAACTTGCTGTAATTGTTGAGTATCCCCTATTACGTAACAGGCCTCTTCAGAAAGGCCAAGTTGAACATTTTGCCTTTTTGACTGAAATTGGTACTGAACTGCAGAAAGGGCATCGCATATTAGAGAACGAATATCGATTCGTTCAAATTTAGGTTCGGAATGTCTTGCGAAATTTAATAAGTTTGAAATTATTGATTTACAGCGATAGGTTTCATCACAGATAATTTTCAGATATTCCGGGAAAATTTTTAATTCTTTCTCACAATCTAATTTTTCTCTCTGACTCATGAAATATTTCAACCGTTCTATTAAACCCTCGGCACAACCGGCTACAGAAGCCAGAGGATTGTTGACCTCGTGTGCCAATCCGGCAGCAAGCGTTCCGATACTTGCTAATTTTTCTGACTGTATCAACCTACGTTGGGTATCTTGTAATTCCTTATATGCTTTACGAATTTCATGGGTTCTTTCATCAACCTTAAGTTCCAAGGTATTACGTGCATCAACCAGTTGCTTTGTCCTAACTGCAATAATTCTTTCCGCTTTTAATACTATCAGGAAAAGGATAAAAAACAAGACCCCCATTGAAGAGCCAGTTATGATAATCGCCTTCTTCCTCACTTTAGCCGCTTGTTTCGTAAAACCAGATATTTCCTGGTAAATTTTTATAACTCCGACCTGATAGTCTTTTTTAAACTCATTTTTTTGCATATCATAAATAGGATAATAGCTTTCGAGCAAACACTCTTCTACATAAGCACTCTCCGAGTCTCTTGTACCGGCCAAACGTACTTCGGAGGCGGGGATACCACAAATGGCAGAATCAAGTTTTCTATTTACACCACGGTTTAAAGTAAGCCCAACATGCTCCTGTACCGTACTATAAATAATGTGGCCTTCCATGTTGTATAAATATAATTCCTTGATATGTAACCCATACAGGCTTTTCCGAATAACTCTATCGAGTCTCCTGAATTGTCTGTAATTATTTTCGGGATCGATTTGTTTTCCTTTCCGAAGCATTGGAAGAAGAAATTCTTTATAAATATCATGGTTTATGTGAGTAATAAAATAGTGTGCGTATTCCTCGCTTTGTTTCATTAATTCCTGATTTTCCTTATGCTGGCATATCCATCCAACAACAAAGCTTATTATACCAATGGTTACAAAGCTGGTA is part of the Candidatus Jettenia sp. AMX2 genome and harbors:
- a CDS encoding SCP2 sterol-binding domain-containing protein — translated: MDERPVIPENITHTDYFNRLLKERVNKSSIPKIYDLNAVIQFEISDNGNGKWDVVIENGIVKEVTEELHKKPTCVFTLDSATFLSIIRREITPQQAFFQRKVDIRGDVFLALKMNILVNYL
- a CDS encoding MMPL family transporter; this encodes MKNYIRILFKYKIIIIICIAIMTVFFGYYSTGMKTDNSIEIWFSKQDDDLNYYRDFLKKFGDEEFLVVALSSANLFTKERIRQINTLAENLKKIEGVVNVVSLADVFKHKMASPLFQEVIRYRKDQPVMAVFKRQTLRDTVYQNTIISKNGRTTAIIATVKCTGPEARKQLVSEVRNVLKDIVAAEMDTMKKRSWYRLAGPSVVNAELDRMSKRDMARLTPYMFIISIMVLGCLFRKISGVLIPITMVGVCVVWITGCFVLSGQTMNMVSNMLIPLTFIISLSTSIHFMNHYYRECNFSLNIEDAICRTVRHIGVPVLMAALTTMIGFISLTASNIPPVFITGLFMGGCAALTFIVGMVLLPILLSFVPFRIPVYPGEAFQKKGEYFVLFKKNNFKRRWGKEQDFGGFLSWLSSFVIKYKNIILICGFIAGGVSVWGILKIKIESDIMASFPKHSRIVKDNHYIESNLTGLLPIEIVAETTNGTSVFQTDTLNSITTLQRYLHGISEVTTSLSVANYILNIHQNIKGDKKPHSSLPVTGKEAADYLRLVSFYGDKNVDCLYTKDLTNARISVRMKQVGSNRYKTIIESIKEYIQKHLNTAVLSWRITGIVPLLINVQENILWSEIWSFSIAFLLTFLSIAIALKSVKIGLISIIPNLLPITITLGLMGFNGMRLDAATIMIASITLGISVDNTIHIFYRFKRELSDDGDYSGAIHRTLQGVGKTALFTSLSAACGFAVFSLSGFKPVQYFGLLTSITLLNAIISDLLISPSCLMLFKPKF
- a CDS encoding ATP-binding protein encodes the protein MAMLPKLQKILHPEKFNLILYYTITSFVTIGIISFVVGWICQHKENQELMKQSEEYAHYFITHINHDIYKEFLLPMLRKGKQIDPENNYRQFRRLDRVIRKSLYGLHIKELYLYNMEGHIIYSTVQEHVGLTLNRGVNRKLDSAICGIPASEVRLAGTRDSESAYVEECLLESYYPIYDMQKNEFKKDYQVGVIKIYQEISGFTKQAAKVRKKAIIITGSSMGVLFFILFLIVLKAERIIAVRTKQLVDARNTLELKVDERTHEIRKAYKELQDTQRRLIQSEKLASIGTLAAGLAHEVNNPLASVAGCAEGLIERLKYFMSQREKLDCEKELKIFPEYLKIICDETYRCKSIISNLLNFARHSEPKFERIDIRSLICDALSAVQYQFQSKRQNVQLGLSEEACYVIGDTQQLQQVFHNLIINALHATETGGDIHLSAFRNQTHIQIIIKDSGVGIKPEHLDKIFDPFFTTKSMGKGTGLGLAICYGIINIHNGSIEAFSEGSGKGATFTISLPLAADGITGNSL
- a CDS encoding sigma-54 dependent transcriptional regulator — translated: MNKKSNIIFTDDEDTFRNVMSNELNRMGYRVTCCAGGIETIKNMHERDFDAVILDIRMPDMDGIETLKKIKELEPTTEVIVLTGQGTIENAVLAIRLGAYDYLTKPCRLNKLDMLLQKAIEKRALNKENAHLRKLVREIRSDPFMVGDSMAMTTLYKTINKVAPSDTIVLIQGESGVGKELVAHTIHRRSARADKPFVVVNCATLQETLLESELFGHVKGAFTGATESRTGLFELADGGTLFMDEIGELTVSTQSKLLRVVQSGEIRRVGDNKIIMTDTRIIAATHKNLAMEVKHGKFREDLYFRLNVIPVFVPPLRERKEDIPAMIQYFLQKNSRNKQKKILLPDAMEMMTKYTWPGNVRELENAIERLVILAEGDCISIEDLPENIIGIPLHMNVTDGTEETLSEMEKTHILKILHEKQWNKTYTAKTLGISLKTLYNKLKAYQIDQ
- a CDS encoding SDR family oxidoreductase, yielding MKQKTILITGSTGFLGSYLAREFLEMGYYLKLLVRKKAGVRVKERIPEIFPTLPGISCNTFKDRIEVIEGDVCEICLGLDGETYLRLTNTVNEVLHCAAATKFSNTADNTLIDTNVHGTEHIFWFCLSNKPKRLHYISTAYVAGTRRGVVFEYELEKGQSFNNTYEKSKFEAERLLRQFTGKYDIPVTVYRPSIIIGDSRTDFTKSFDNIYVFAKGLYRCKNHEIRMRNRKLLNSVNYRTPLRIPGDKYSTLNLVPVDYAARAIAAVSIQEESINATFHIVNPSPPTLGELAEWMRTATGIHQLKIVSLNEFRTSPYSLYEKLFLKGTESFRPYMFGEPCFDSTETGKLLRGTGIECPLITQDILDNLIAYAVDANWGKRKISHSHHSFFSV